The following coding sequences lie in one Dunckerocampus dactyliophorus isolate RoL2022-P2 chromosome 4, RoL_Ddac_1.1, whole genome shotgun sequence genomic window:
- the LOC129179568 gene encoding zinc finger protein 12-like — MLRELVKERLMAAADEILALFERTIASYEEELSRTREENERHRRQLEAVGKVVLHAEDVQQLIDRREEHPARPQGGSSTLEHGNPQTPHIKEEEEELWVTQEEPTLTELPPTVKTEDHEDKPRLDSPLAPLSDSEAEDMHDTREPLSSDTECEGDTSGRRSKKVTGKKRFSCSVCDRSFSFKRDLNRHMRTHTGEKPFSCSVCEERFARKSYMVSHVRTHTGEKPFSCLVCGDKFVQSSTLSRHMRTHTGEKPFSCLLCGKSFSCKSNMNVHMRIHTVEKPFSCSVCGKMYSHKKTLTAHMLTHSGE; from the exons ATGTTGAGAGAGTTGGTGAAGGAGCGACTAATGGCGGCAGCCGATGAAATATTGGCGCTGTTTGAGAGGACGATAGcgtcgtacgaggaggaactttctcgaacgagagaggagaacgagcgacatcGACGACAACTGGAAGCTGTCGGCAAAGTTGTGTTACACGCTGAAG ATGTCCAGCAGCTGATTGATCGTCGAGAAGAGCATCCCGCTCGGCCGCAGGGTGGGAGCTCCACTTTGGAGCACGGGAATCCCCAgaccccccacattaaagaggaagaggaggaactctgggTCACTCAGGAGGAGCCCACTCTCACCGAGTTACCGCCgactgtgaagactgaagaccatgaagacaaaccacgaTTGGACAGCCCCTTAGCTCCGCTGTCAGATAGTGAGGCAGAAGACATGCACGACACCCGAGAGCCGCTGAGCAGCGATACGGAATGCGAAGGCGATACTAGCGGCCGGCGCTCAAAAAAGGTGACGGGTAAAAAACGTTTTTCCTGCTCAGTCTGTGACAGAAGCTTTTCTTTCAAGAGGGATTTGAAtcgacacatgagaacgcacacgggagagaaacccttcagttgctcagtttgcgAGGAACGATTCGCCCGAAAGTCGTACATGGTGTCGCACGTGAGAACGCACACGGGGGAGAAACCCTTCAGTTGCTTGGTTTGCGGCGATAAGTTCGTGCAGAGTTCCACTTTGTCGaggcacatgagaacgcacacgggggaaaaaccttttagttgcttgCTTTGCGGCAAAAGCTTTTCCTGCAAGAGCAATATGAACGtgcacatgagaatacacacagtGGAAAAACCATTTAGTTGTTCCGTTTGTGGTAAAATGTATTCTCATAAGAAAACTTTGACAGCGCACATGTTGACACACAGTGGAGAATAA
- the LOC129179564 gene encoding zinc finger protein 771-like isoform X1, translating to MFQMRPLCSTLFFFFFFLLLTLSKYKCLGLLPKKAIFNSAAGWQNLTSRMLTSLKSPSKKKKAEVCIVATITRVKGRGGRHRVENIFFKMLKELVKERLMAAADEIFALLERTMASYEEELSRTREENERQRQQLEAVYKTQFVLQIEGDQQVIGHQEEHPPQPQQDPQTPHVKEEVEEVWPTQEGECLLRSDLTVMSVKTEDHEDQPQANNLLAPLSDSDGATSRSPEDEDGNYSGDTDCEGDTSSDDTRFKRSEKKMGKERLTCSVCGKRFLKMGDLTRHSRTHTGEKPFGCSVCGEKFARKVSLTMHVKTHTGEKPFSCSVCGDKFVQSSTLSTHMRTHTGEKPFICSVCGDMFAQRASLNGHMRTHTGEKPFCCSFCGKSFSGKSNMNVHMRTHTGEKPFSCSVCGKIYSHKKNLMAHMLTHNGE from the exons ATGTTTCAAATGCGGCCTCTCTgcagcactcttttttttttttttttttttcttctcctcacTCTGTCCAAGTACAAGTGTCTTGGACTTCTTCCAAAAAAAGCAATCTTCAATTCCGCCGCAGGTTGGCAAAATTTGACGTCACGGATGCTTACAAGCCTTAAATCTCCGTCGAAGAAGAAAAAGGCGGAAGTTTGCATTGTTGCTACAATAACGCGAGTCAAAGGCAGGGGAGGACGTCATCgagttgaaaacattttttttaaaatgctgaaAGAGTTGGTGAAGGAGCGACTAATGGCGGCAGCCGATGAAATATTTGCGCTGTTGGAAAGAACGATGGcgtcgtacgaggaggaactttctcggacgagagaggagaacgagcggcAACGACAACAACTCGAGGCTGTTTACAAGACTCAGTTTGTGCTCCAAATTGAAG gcGACCAGCAGGTGATTGGTCATCAAGAAGAACATCCCCCTCAGCCGCAGCAAGATCCCCAGACCCCCCACGTGAAAGAGGAAGTGGAGGAAGTCTGGcccactcaggagggagagtgcCTTCTCAGGTCAGATCTGACGGTCATGTCTGTGAAGACGGAAGACCACGAAGACCAACCGCAAGCaaacaacctcttagctccgctGTCAGATAGCGACGGTGCAACGTCGCGCTCTCCCGAGGATGAAGACGGGAACTACAGCGGCGATACAGACTGCGAAGGCGATACGAGCTCCGACGACACACGCTTTAAACGCTCTGAAAAGAAGATGGGCAAAGAGCGCTTGACCTGCTCGGTTTGTGGCAAAAGATTTTTGAAAATGGGCGATTTGACTCGACACTCGcggacgcacacgggagaaaaaccctttggtTGCTCGGTCTGCGGTGAAAAGTTTGCTCGAAAGGTGTCGTTGACGATGCACGTGAAAACGCACACGggggaaaaacctttcagttgctcggTCTGCGGTGATAAATTTGTGCAGAGTTCCACCTTGAGCacgcacatgagaacgcacacgggagaaaaaccgtTCATTTGCTCGGTTTGCGGCGACATGTTTGCTCAGAGGGCCAGTTTGAACGGACACATGAGgacgcacacgggagagaaacctttttgttGCTCGTTCTGCGGTAAAAGCTTCTCTGGGAAGAGCAACATGAACgtgcacatgagaacgcacacgggcGAAAAGCCGTTTAGTTGTTCCGTGTGTGGTAAAATTTACTCTCATAAGAAAAACTTGATGGCACACATGTTGACACACAATGGAGAATAA
- the LOC129179564 gene encoding uncharacterized protein LOC129179564 isoform X2, with translation MLKELVKERLMAAADEIFALLERTMASYEEELSRTREENERQRQQLEAVYKTQFVLQIEGAQQVIGHQEEHPPQPQQDPQTPHVKEEAEEVWPTQEGECLLRRPAGDWSSRRTSPSAAARSPDPPRERGSGGSLAHSGGRVPSQVRSDGHVCEDGRPRRPTASKQPLSSAVR, from the exons atgctgaaAGAGTTGGTGAAGGAGCGACTAATGGCGGCAGCCGATGAAATATTTGCGCTGTTGGAAAGAACGATGGcgtcgtacgaggaggaactttctcggacgagagaggagaacgagcggcAACGACAACAACTCGAGGCTGTTTACAAGACTCAGTTTGTGCTCCAAATTGAAG gcGCCCAGCAGGTGATTGGTCATCAAGAAGAACATCCCCCTCAGCCGCAGCAAGATCCCCAGACCCCCCACGTGAAAGAGGAAGCGGAGGAAGTCTGGcccactcaggagggagagtgcCTTCTCAG gcGACCAGCAGGTGATTGGTCATCAAGAAGAACATCCCCCTCAGCCGCAGCAAGATCCCCAGACCCCCCACGTGAAAGAGGAAGTGGAGGAAGTCTGGcccactcaggagggagagtgcCTTCTCAGGTCAGATCTGACGGTCATGTCTGTGAAGACGGAAGACCACGAAGACCAACCGCAAGCaaacaacctcttagctccgctGTCAGATAG